A stretch of Fundicoccus culcitae DNA encodes these proteins:
- a CDS encoding CaiB/BaiF CoA transferase family protein produces MEYTKGSALEGLKVLDLGRVIAAPFAAAMLADLGADVIKIEMPQGGDNARDNLPMKDGESTYFIQFNRSKRGMTLDMKKGRDILVKLVEKADVVLENFRPGVMEKLGFGYEELRKINPQIIMASVSGFGQTGPYSQRAGYDPLAQAMSGMMDITGYPENPPVRAGASIADVMAAQNAVIGVLAALEYRNKTGEGQYIDVSLLDATIVSMSSVVQGYLTDKSYIPTRRGNGYLAGAPGGLYECKDGNLVLMALGDRAWNKLVEVMDQKELLTDPRFETNQLRVANYPALDDIVNEWTRNFEVHELESLLLSNGLPAGAALTVPQMYENEHVNVREMFTTVNHPTIGDVEITNQGIKMSKTSPYVRGSSPLLGEHTDEILKDLGYSDDEIATFRAEGVI; encoded by the coding sequence ATGGAATACACTAAAGGTTCAGCCTTAGAGGGGTTAAAAGTGCTTGACTTAGGACGTGTTATTGCTGCCCCTTTTGCCGCGGCCATGTTAGCTGATTTAGGTGCTGACGTTATTAAAATTGAAATGCCTCAAGGTGGAGACAATGCTCGAGACAATTTGCCAATGAAAGATGGCGAATCGACTTATTTTATTCAATTTAATCGAAGCAAACGTGGTATGACGCTTGATATGAAAAAAGGTCGTGACATCTTAGTTAAATTAGTTGAAAAAGCGGATGTTGTTTTAGAAAACTTCCGTCCGGGTGTTATGGAAAAACTTGGTTTTGGTTATGAAGAATTGCGTAAAATTAATCCTCAAATTATCATGGCCTCCGTTTCTGGATTTGGCCAAACAGGTCCTTACTCACAAAGAGCGGGTTATGATCCGTTAGCACAAGCTATGAGTGGTATGATGGATATCACGGGATATCCAGAAAACCCACCAGTTCGAGCAGGTGCCTCCATTGCTGATGTCATGGCTGCACAAAATGCTGTAATCGGTGTGTTAGCAGCTTTAGAATATCGTAATAAGACAGGTGAAGGTCAATACATTGACGTTTCATTATTAGATGCAACTATTGTAAGTATGTCTTCAGTCGTTCAAGGTTATTTAACCGACAAAAGTTATATTCCAACTCGTCGTGGTAACGGCTATTTAGCTGGTGCACCTGGGGGATTGTATGAATGCAAAGATGGCAATCTGGTTTTAATGGCATTGGGTGATCGTGCGTGGAATAAGCTAGTTGAAGTAATGGATCAAAAAGAATTATTAACGGATCCACGTTTTGAAACGAACCAATTACGTGTAGCTAATTATCCTGCTTTAGATGATATTGTGAATGAGTGGACACGCAATTTTGAAGTTCATGAACTAGAATCTTTATTACTAAGTAATGGGTTACCTGCCGGAGCAGCATTGACAGTTCCCCAAATGTATGAAAATGAACATGTGAATGTTCGTGAAATGTTTACAACGGTTAATCATCCAACTATTGGCGATGTCGAGATTACTAATCAAGGGATTAAAATGTCCAAAACATCTCCGTATGTTAGAGGTTCATCTCCATTATTAGGCGAACATACAGATGAAATCTTAAAAGATTTGGGATATTCAGATGATGAAATTGCTACTTTCCGTGCTGAAGGAGTGATTTAG
- a CDS encoding acetyl-CoA acetyltransferase — protein MKIKDNVVILGMGCSKFGERWDASISDLIIESTTEALEDSKVPIEAIEAIYYGNGMENNIAATAVADTLKVQDIPIVRNENYCTSGHIALIEAIQDVASGRHKVVMALGAEKLKDTGYPGLGVGRGQSPVLEARRTAPGSFALIGTRYFHQYGLTHQEGRETIGKIAVKNHKNGTLSKRAHFQSEVSLEKVLNAPIIADPLGLYDCAGNSDGSACAIITTEEVAKTIKDKFAYVKGFAVSTDAVFPHNRPGFSWTSFNSLKKSSSEAYKMAGITNPREELDLAEVHDCFSITEMLIYEDFGFSEPGKAKIDIDNGFFELDGGLPVNSDGGLKSFGHPVGASGIRMTYEVYKQILHEVDNPKRQLGKANLGLSHTFGGPPQMSAVLILGNEKDNLGGNE, from the coding sequence TTGAAAATTAAAGATAATGTCGTTATTTTAGGTATGGGTTGCTCTAAATTCGGTGAGAGATGGGACGCATCCATTTCCGATTTAATTATTGAATCAACAACCGAAGCTTTAGAAGATTCAAAAGTTCCAATTGAAGCGATTGAAGCTATCTATTATGGGAATGGAATGGAGAATAATATTGCTGCAACGGCTGTTGCGGATACTTTAAAAGTTCAAGATATTCCCATTGTACGTAATGAAAACTATTGTACATCCGGTCATATTGCGTTAATCGAAGCAATTCAAGATGTTGCTTCTGGTCGTCATAAAGTAGTCATGGCTTTAGGAGCTGAAAAGCTTAAAGATACAGGTTACCCAGGTTTAGGCGTGGGCCGTGGACAAAGTCCCGTTTTAGAAGCTAGAAGAACGGCACCAGGATCATTTGCTTTAATCGGAACGCGTTATTTCCACCAGTATGGTCTCACTCATCAAGAAGGCCGAGAAACTATTGGTAAAATTGCCGTTAAAAACCATAAAAATGGGACTTTATCGAAAAGAGCTCATTTCCAAAGTGAAGTGTCTCTAGAGAAAGTATTAAATGCGCCCATTATTGCTGATCCTTTAGGTTTGTATGACTGTGCTGGTAATTCAGATGGTTCAGCCTGTGCAATTATTACGACTGAAGAAGTGGCAAAAACAATCAAAGATAAATTTGCTTATGTTAAAGGGTTTGCGGTTTCAACGGATGCCGTATTCCCTCATAACCGTCCGGGCTTTTCTTGGACAAGCTTTAATTCATTAAAAAAATCTTCCAGCGAAGCATACAAAATGGCTGGTATAACTAATCCACGTGAAGAATTAGATCTTGCTGAGGTTCATGACTGTTTCTCCATTACCGAAATGCTAATTTATGAAGACTTTGGATTTAGTGAGCCTGGGAAAGCAAAAATTGATATTGACAATGGATTTTTTGAATTAGATGGTGGACTTCCGGTTAACTCGGATGGAGGCTTAAAATCATTTGGTCACCCAGTTGGTGCTTCAGGAATTCGTATGACATATGAAGTATATAAACAAATTTTACATGAAGTTGATAATCCAAAACGTCAATTAGGTAAAGCTAACTTAGGGTTAAGCCATACATTTGGTGGCCCACCACAAATGAGTGCCGTTTTAATCTTAGGAAATGAAAAAGACAATTTGGGAGGGAATGAATAG
- a CDS encoding 3-oxoacyl-[acyl-carrier-protein] synthase III C-terminal domain-containing protein, which yields MVEQKKVGITSLGAYLPYYYFERSKIGEAWGTRGKGKKAICNSDEDSITMAVEAGLDTFRYLSRNEIGGLFFASTTVPYAEKSNATLISTVLDLNENVTTADYNSSMRSATAALRGAYMEVKAGETNNVLVVASDKRNGYPKSDQESHFADGAAAVVVGTEHVVATIDAFATVQTEIVDMWRNIDDTYVRNAEGRFIYESGYLPSVKKAVEKLFEDNNLTADDFEHIVFVSIDERSHLKAAKKLKLDPEKIVNASFAENGVLGASQPLFHLVQAIERANAGERILVVNYGNGADAIALTVTDEKEQIIKQNSTDKYLDNRASFNEYGRFLSFRGIIEAKPGEDYKIPGSTSQTWREQETYLKLYGSKCNECGNHIFPQERICYHCRSLDNFEKVNKQEEVTTLFTYSIDNLAGRSDDPVVVQSVVEDQHGTRFYMNMTDFDVNEVGIDMELEFTLRKIHNLANFPNYYWKVRPLRRKVD from the coding sequence TTGGTAGAACAAAAGAAAGTTGGGATTACTTCATTAGGAGCTTATCTACCATACTATTACTTTGAAAGATCAAAGATAGGCGAAGCTTGGGGTACCCGTGGTAAAGGCAAAAAAGCTATCTGTAATTCAGATGAAGATTCAATTACTATGGCAGTTGAAGCTGGCTTAGATACTTTTAGATATTTATCAAGAAATGAAATTGGAGGATTATTTTTTGCTTCAACTACGGTGCCTTATGCAGAAAAATCAAATGCTACATTGATTAGCACAGTTTTAGATTTAAATGAAAATGTAACAACTGCAGATTATAATTCTTCAATGCGATCAGCGACGGCAGCGTTACGTGGGGCTTATATGGAAGTTAAGGCTGGAGAAACAAACAATGTTCTTGTTGTTGCTTCCGATAAAAGAAATGGTTATCCAAAATCAGATCAAGAATCTCATTTTGCAGATGGTGCAGCAGCGGTAGTTGTAGGAACTGAACATGTTGTTGCGACAATTGATGCATTTGCAACGGTACAAACTGAAATCGTTGATATGTGGCGGAATATTGATGACACCTATGTAAGAAATGCAGAAGGTAGATTTATTTATGAATCGGGTTACTTACCATCAGTTAAAAAAGCTGTAGAAAAATTATTTGAAGATAATAATTTAACGGCTGATGATTTCGAACACATAGTATTTGTTTCAATTGATGAAAGGAGCCACTTAAAAGCTGCTAAAAAATTAAAACTTGACCCAGAAAAAATTGTGAATGCGTCATTTGCTGAAAATGGTGTTTTAGGTGCATCTCAACCTTTATTCCATTTAGTTCAAGCCATTGAAAGAGCAAATGCGGGCGAACGTATTTTGGTTGTTAACTATGGTAATGGAGCAGATGCCATTGCATTAACTGTTACTGATGAAAAAGAACAAATTATCAAGCAAAACTCGACTGATAAGTACTTAGATAATAGAGCTAGCTTTAATGAATATGGACGCTTCTTATCATTTAGAGGCATTATTGAAGCTAAACCAGGTGAAGATTATAAGATTCCTGGCTCAACTTCTCAAACTTGGAGAGAGCAAGAAACTTACTTGAAGTTATATGGTAGTAAATGTAATGAATGTGGTAACCATATTTTCCCACAAGAACGTATTTGTTATCATTGCCGTTCATTAGATAACTTTGAAAAAGTAAACAAACAAGAAGAAGTTACAACCTTATTTACTTATTCAATTGATAATCTGGCAGGACGTTCTGATGATCCAGTTGTTGTTCAATCGGTGGTAGAAGATCAACATGGTACTAGATTCTATATGAACATGACTGACTTTGATGTTAATGAAGTTGGAATTGATATGGAATTAGAATTTACTCTTAGAAAAATTCATAATTTAGCCAACTTCCCTAATTATTACTGGAAAGTTAGACCACTAAGAAGAAAGGTTGATTAA
- a CDS encoding PucR family transcriptional regulator codes for METPFILISDVCENSFFQDNIYFMAGRKGAQNKVSQISVMEVEDYVDFDLGENLLVLTTFSFCQSDECKMLAIIKKLVKKNISGLIVKLNRYITNIPAEILDFANENDFPIFIIDSDIAFRSIINHFYELIIHKQYETIFQMNNMYQSLYNSLTTDMTTEQYIEKLDISDDLDYYIESQDEVFYTSPSLANNNDPYLYDYDEADGHFITKREKYDGFEEVTYQKRTLLVFPIKTASFKLGQIIIFSTAEELSLVERMAFTQLASYLSIKLNELRMNQREKLISNGRIYSELAESTKLNKLKSESLLFSTGISPSENYCIIFVSFIDPNLSYDDIERIINKYSNIFFENSTNYFIGYTATGFRIIFGLGNDPTQKNHLFNNFLKTLKDIFIYENIPFKIGISQPFDDPTQIPSAHLQAKSTIEISRKIPGYQDAIFYRDIWDIDLIRQFINSYQYNQINTKVLNPLIEYDACHQVKLFETLEAVVLNDSLKDVSEKLFIHITTLRYRLDKIEQLTGYNFQTNRGKYVLTTAYFAFVFNEN; via the coding sequence TTGGAAACACCATTTATATTAATTAGTGACGTCTGTGAGAATTCGTTTTTTCAAGATAATATCTATTTTATGGCTGGTCGTAAAGGCGCTCAAAATAAAGTCAGTCAAATTTCAGTGATGGAAGTCGAAGATTATGTCGATTTTGATTTAGGTGAAAACTTACTAGTATTAACCACTTTTTCTTTCTGTCAATCAGATGAATGTAAAATGCTAGCAATAATTAAAAAGTTAGTAAAGAAGAATATTTCTGGGTTAATTGTTAAATTAAATCGCTATATCACTAACATTCCTGCTGAAATTTTAGATTTTGCAAATGAAAATGATTTTCCTATTTTTATCATTGACAGTGATATTGCATTTAGATCAATCATTAATCATTTTTATGAACTGATTATCCATAAACAGTATGAAACTATTTTCCAAATGAATAATATGTATCAATCGCTCTATAATTCATTAACAACGGATATGACAACTGAACAATATATAGAAAAATTGGATATTTCTGACGATTTGGATTATTACATAGAGTCACAAGATGAAGTTTTTTACACGTCGCCATCATTGGCCAATAACAACGACCCCTATTTATATGATTATGATGAAGCAGATGGACATTTTATAACTAAGAGAGAAAAGTACGATGGTTTTGAAGAAGTAACCTATCAAAAAAGAACATTATTAGTTTTTCCAATTAAAACAGCTTCGTTTAAATTAGGTCAAATAATCATTTTTTCAACGGCTGAAGAATTATCGCTAGTCGAAAGGATGGCATTTACGCAATTAGCTTCATACCTATCTATAAAACTCAATGAATTAAGAATGAACCAAAGAGAAAAACTAATCAGTAATGGTCGAATTTATAGTGAACTTGCCGAAAGTACCAAATTAAATAAATTAAAATCCGAGAGTTTACTCTTTTCAACGGGAATCTCTCCGTCCGAAAATTACTGCATTATTTTTGTTTCATTTATTGATCCGAATTTATCGTATGACGATATCGAAAGAATAATAAATAAATACTCCAATATATTCTTTGAAAATTCAACTAACTATTTTATTGGATATACTGCAACTGGCTTTAGAATCATTTTTGGATTAGGTAATGATCCCACTCAAAAAAATCATTTGTTTAATAATTTCTTGAAAACACTAAAAGACATATTTATTTATGAAAATATTCCATTTAAAATTGGAATTTCACAACCTTTTGATGATCCAACACAAATACCATCCGCACATTTACAAGCAAAAAGCACCATTGAAATCAGTAGAAAAATCCCTGGTTATCAAGATGCGATATTTTATAGAGATATTTGGGATATTGATTTAATTAGACAATTCATTAACTCTTATCAATATAATCAAATTAATACAAAGGTTTTAAACCCCTTAATTGAATATGATGCCTGCCATCAAGTGAAGTTGTTCGAGACTTTAGAAGCTGTCGTACTGAATGATTCATTAAAAGATGTTTCCGAAAAATTATTCATCCACATCACAACCTTAAGATACCGGTTAGATAAAATTGAGCAACTTACAGGCTACAACTTTCAAACGAATAGAGGAAAATATGTGCTAACAACTGCATATTTTGCATTTGTTTTTAACGAGAATTAA
- a CDS encoding thiolase family protein, which produces MKNVVIVDSVRTPIGKLGGSMGKLEADRLAEVVIRELVKRTGINTESIDEVILGQAKQTADLSNLARVASLRSDLPLTVPGYTVHRQCGSGLQSINNAVQQIQSENADIVLAGGAESMSTAPYYVNGVRFGVTAGNILLKDPNTASQPGSQPPEVYGEDITMGLTSDNVAAQYHFTREEQDAFALQSQERAQHAIEQGYFKEEIVPVEIKERKSSFIFDTDEHPRATSMEQLAKLRPVFSKDGTTTAGNASGRNDGAAALLVMSEDKAKELGYKSGVRVISQGTGGVDPNTMGLGPIPATKKALEKAGLTIDDIDVIELNEAFAAQSLAFFKEFGLPFDSKKVNPNGGAIALGHPIGATGAILMTKLMHELKRTGKRYGLVTLCIAGGLGIATIVENLEYSL; this is translated from the coding sequence ATGAAAAATGTTGTAATTGTTGATTCAGTTAGAACACCTATTGGTAAACTAGGTGGAAGCATGGGAAAATTAGAAGCAGATCGTTTGGCTGAAGTAGTTATACGTGAATTAGTAAAGCGAACGGGTATTAATACTGAATCGATTGACGAAGTGATTCTAGGACAAGCGAAACAAACAGCAGATTTATCGAACCTTGCTCGAGTTGCTTCTTTAAGATCAGATTTACCATTAACAGTTCCAGGTTATACTGTTCATCGCCAATGTGGATCAGGACTTCAATCAATAAATAACGCAGTACAACAAATTCAGAGTGAGAATGCCGATATTGTTTTAGCTGGCGGAGCCGAATCAATGAGTACGGCACCCTATTATGTAAATGGAGTACGGTTCGGAGTAACCGCAGGAAATATTTTGTTAAAAGATCCAAATACAGCTAGCCAACCCGGCTCTCAACCACCTGAAGTATATGGTGAAGATATTACAATGGGCTTAACATCTGATAATGTAGCTGCTCAATATCATTTTACCCGTGAAGAGCAAGATGCTTTTGCTTTACAATCTCAAGAGCGAGCTCAACACGCAATTGAACAAGGGTACTTTAAAGAAGAAATTGTACCAGTTGAAATTAAAGAGCGTAAATCAAGTTTTATCTTTGATACGGATGAACATCCACGTGCTACATCGATGGAGCAATTAGCGAAATTAAGACCAGTGTTTTCTAAAGATGGAACTACTACTGCTGGGAATGCTAGTGGTCGAAATGATGGAGCCGCTGCTTTACTAGTTATGTCGGAAGACAAAGCAAAAGAGTTAGGTTATAAGAGTGGTGTCCGTGTTATTTCTCAAGGAACGGGCGGTGTAGACCCGAATACAATGGGATTAGGTCCAATACCTGCAACTAAAAAAGCTTTAGAAAAAGCTGGTTTAACTATCGATGATATTGATGTAATTGAATTAAATGAAGCTTTTGCAGCACAATCATTAGCTTTCTTTAAAGAATTTGGGTTACCATTTGATAGCAAAAAAGTGAATCCAAATGGTGGGGCTATCGCATTAGGACACCCAATTGGTGCAACTGGCGCAATTTTGATGACTAAGCTAATGCATGAATTAAAACGGACTGGAAAAAGATATGGGTTAGTTACTTTATGTATTGCTGGTGGCTTAGGAATTGCCACAATTGTTGAGAATTTGGAATATAGTTTATAA
- a CDS encoding 3-oxoacid CoA-transferase subunit B, whose product MTTKNNIQNLIAERAAKELVGPCIVNLGIGVPTLIPDYLDDDEVYLHTENGMLGVGPEDPDNLDPNLVNAGKFPITEVSGSAYFNSADSFGMIRGGHIDVTVLGVLQADQTGRIANWSIPGKNIIGVGGAMDLLSGAKKVICTMTHTTKTGEAKIVKKCDYPITSTRQIDMLITELAVFTFENDEMTLIELMPGATLEEVQEKTQGEFKVDLQENNEVKE is encoded by the coding sequence ATGACAACAAAAAACAATATTCAAAATTTAATCGCCGAACGTGCAGCAAAGGAATTAGTTGGTCCTTGTATTGTTAACTTAGGGATTGGAGTTCCTACCTTAATTCCAGATTATTTAGACGATGATGAAGTCTATTTACATACTGAAAATGGGATGCTAGGAGTTGGTCCTGAAGACCCAGACAATCTCGATCCAAACTTAGTTAATGCGGGTAAATTTCCAATTACTGAAGTATCAGGTTCTGCTTATTTTAATAGTGCAGATTCATTCGGTATGATTCGTGGCGGGCATATTGATGTCACAGTCTTAGGTGTATTGCAAGCAGATCAAACGGGTAGAATTGCTAATTGGTCCATTCCTGGCAAAAACATAATCGGTGTTGGAGGAGCGATGGATTTACTTAGTGGAGCTAAAAAAGTCATTTGTACAATGACACATACCACAAAAACTGGCGAAGCTAAAATTGTGAAGAAATGTGACTACCCAATTACTTCAACTCGCCAAATTGATATGCTAATTACTGAATTAGCTGTCTTTACCTTTGAAAATGATGAAATGACTTTGATTGAATTAATGCCAGGTGCAACATTAGAAGAAGTTCAAGAGAAAACTCAAGGTGAATTTAAAGTAGACTTGCAAGAAAATAATGAAGTAAAAGAATAA